From the Candidatus Goldiibacteriota bacterium genome, the window GCCAATATTCACAATGACCTTGGGCAGACAGACGAGGCGCTTTCCATATACACCAAAATAATCAAAGCTGAAGAGGAAAATACCGAAGCTCATGAAATGATAGCGCAGCTTATGCTTAAAAAAGGGCAGAAAAAAGAAGCTGTTGCAAAGTATATAATGATTTCCAATATTCACACAAAAAAGCAGGAATATGACAAAGCGGTGGGCGCTTTAAATAATGTGCTCTCTACGGAACCGGAAAATCTGGAAGTGCTTCAGAAACTTGCGGATACTTACCTGCTTATGAAGAAAAAGAAAGAAGCCGCGGACACATTCATAAAAATATCCGATATATACACAAAAGAGAACCTGCCGGATAAGGCGCAGGAAGCATATAAGCGCGCGGAAGAAAATGACCCGGCCAATAAAGAAATAGTAAACAGGGCGAAGAAATTATCGGGCGCTCCCGAACCGCGGCAGTTTTCGGCGCCGCAGCCGCCTGTTGAACCTGTAATTGAAAAACAGGCGCCGCCTGTTTTTATAAGCCAGGAAATGCCGGTTTTTGACCTGCCTTCAATGCCTGCCGCGCCCGAACAGCCGCATGCTAAAATTAAACCTTCTGACGCAATTGAAAACATTAAAATAGATTACACGCCCGCGCAGGCGCACGAACAGACAAAAGAAGATATTCCCGCGCTTTTAGCCATGGCGGAAAGTTTCATAAACAGCGGTTCTTTTGACGAAGGAATTGAACTTTTTCAGAAAGCCATACTTCTTGACCCTAATAATCCTGATATAAAGAAAAAGCTTAATGCGGCTTATTCGCAGTATGCCGGAATACCGGCCGCACCTGTTGTTGACGAACAGGCCCGGGCCAAAGAAGAACAGATAAAAAAGCAGAAAGAAGAAGAAAACAGAAAAAAAGAAGAGGAAGAGGTAAAGAAAAAACAGAAAGAACTGACCGCTGAACTGGAATCTGAAAAGAAGAAAAGGGCGCAGGAAGAAGAAAACGTTAAGAAACGGCAGCAGGAACTGATGAAGAAAATGGAAGAAGACAAAAAGAAAAGGGCGGAAGAAGAGGAACAAAACAGAAAGAAAAAAGAAGAAACGGAAAAAAGCCTTTTACGGGACGACGAGGACAGAAAGAAGAAAGATGATGAACATAGAAAGAAAACCGCGGACGAAGAGAGAAAACGCGATTACATAGAAAGCCCGCGCGGACAAAACGCCGCCGAAACGGATGAAAGCGTTCTGGATTTTGCCACTGTAATGGCGGCGGATATATTTATAAAGCAGGGGCTTATGTCGGAAGCCGAAAAAATACTTAAGAAAATAACCGCAAAAGAGCCGGATAACGCGGAAGCTAAAAGCAAATATGAGGATATAATGAAAAGGCACAACCTGCAGGCAAAAAAGGAAGAAACAGCCGAACCCGGAAAAAAACAAAGCAAAGTATCTTATATATAACGTAAAAAAAATCTAACAGGCATTCGGAGGTCACATTGAGTTACGAACAGTATTTTGGACTTACAGAACAGCCCTTTTCCAACGCGCCTGATTCAAGGTTTTATTACGACAGTGAAATGCATCAGGAAGCCATGGTGAAAATAATGCATGCCGCGGAGACCATGAAAGGCCTTGTGGTGATGCTTGGGGAAATTGGCGCGGGCAAAACGCTGCTTGCCAGAAAAGTGCTTGAAAAACTTGAAAATGACGATTCTTTTGTGGAATCGCTGCTTGTCATAGTGCATTCCGAAATTACCGCGTCGTGGCTTTTAAAACGTATTGCTTTTCAGATAGGCATCAAGAATCCCGCGGAAAAAAAGGAAGAACTTCTTCCTCAGCTGTATCAAAGGTTATTAGGCCTTTACGAAGAAGGCAAGAAAGCCGTTATTCTTATTGATGAAGCCAACATGCTTAAAACAAGGGAAATTTTTGAGGAGTTCAGGGGGCTGTTAAACCTTGAAGTTCCCGGAAGGAAACTTTTAACGCTTGTCCTTATAGGCATGCCGGAACTGGAACAGAACATAGCGCTTGACCCGCCGCTGGAACAGAGGATTGCGATAAAATTCAAGCTGCGGAAACTGGAAAGGGGCACGACGATAAATTATATTAACCACAGGATGAAAGTAGCCGGCAATGAAAATAATATTTTTTCCGATATGGCGCTGGATGCCATATTTGAATACGCCGGCGGCACCCCGCGCCTGATAAACACAATATGTGATAATGCCCTTTTAGAGGCGTATCTGATGAAAAGGGATAAGATTGATTTTGAAATAATAGAACATGTGTGTCAGGATCTGGGTTTAAAAAGAAAAATATAAAAGGGGAAATTAT encodes:
- a CDS encoding tetratricopeptide repeat protein, producing the protein MAVDNKANIKKMAMIYSQEGRWDKAIVEYKKLLALDPTDFTTHNMLGDVYKKKNEDELAYQEYMIAAEAHIKQGLADKAQIIYKKIGQLDSSKLNDSDRKRQIMIKKHTEADKLIESGETDKAIEAYKEIVKISPESLDTYQKLGELYAQKGDKKESLTYYEKIVEVYFNKRMYKKALPIYQKIMDIQPDNIEVREKIAEIYEREGNDSDAKREFLFLAEYYWKEQNIERTEFFAQKAVEFKSIEAHYFKGAALFHKKVYDEAKKELEMLLKFKANHVGALQIMANIHNDLGQTDEALSIYTKIIKAEEENTEAHEMIAQLMLKKGQKKEAVAKYIMISNIHTKKQEYDKAVGALNNVLSTEPENLEVLQKLADTYLLMKKKKEAADTFIKISDIYTKENLPDKAQEAYKRAEENDPANKEIVNRAKKLSGAPEPRQFSAPQPPVEPVIEKQAPPVFISQEMPVFDLPSMPAAPEQPHAKIKPSDAIENIKIDYTPAQAHEQTKEDIPALLAMAESFINSGSFDEGIELFQKAILLDPNNPDIKKKLNAAYSQYAGIPAAPVVDEQARAKEEQIKKQKEEENRKKEEEEVKKKQKELTAELESEKKKRAQEEENVKKRQQELMKKMEEDKKKRAEEEEQNRKKKEETEKSLLRDDEDRKKKDDEHRKKTADEERKRDYIESPRGQNAAETDESVLDFATVMAADIFIKQGLMSEAEKILKKITAKEPDNAEAKSKYEDIMKRHNLQAKKEETAEPGKKQSKVSYI
- a CDS encoding AAA family ATPase, whose protein sequence is MSYEQYFGLTEQPFSNAPDSRFYYDSEMHQEAMVKIMHAAETMKGLVVMLGEIGAGKTLLARKVLEKLENDDSFVESLLVIVHSEITASWLLKRIAFQIGIKNPAEKKEELLPQLYQRLLGLYEEGKKAVILIDEANMLKTREIFEEFRGLLNLEVPGRKLLTLVLIGMPELEQNIALDPPLEQRIAIKFKLRKLERGTTINYINHRMKVAGNENNIFSDMALDAIFEYAGGTPRLINTICDNALLEAYLMKRDKIDFEIIEHVCQDLGLKRKI